A genomic region of Alligator mississippiensis isolate rAllMis1 chromosome 4, rAllMis1, whole genome shotgun sequence contains the following coding sequences:
- the TTLL4 gene encoding tubulin monoglutamylase TTLL4 isoform X3, with protein MGSAGPQHYSCSAGLTLSAPQPACESRAWPPVPQHIKPIWRLERKHVRAPPVPSLLHPGPPGFPPLPVPCPGDAAHSGLPLPFPSSPGSTLLYRRSYARQRPYQRLESICLRSSTLKRWSVPLPPQGPPASNFAQGPGMLSAAPELAPLPRAPKDRPPPPKGSPLGSGQPAPGPYRPVLNNNAFLRPSSAQVPSPPSPESKRGKSSLRPLATSWACTGGTGDSSTADLENRPMKGPQLAVLARRPPGPEGPASWCLEDAESRLRSLQTREHKILLTEAVRQLRGKVSTCQDYSWHLNAVCPAASGLCCDVLPVAGRWRPHLLTQLSPQAALAPQSSEPRRGSLPGGRSPPSASACTKRISVQLLAPSTEAPAPPSCRGLDLLSLSDGDTARPMHLTAVSRVAAQIPTVQLDEDKCKAMGVPRVSPQLPDAAPSEPENEAEEELPDGLDDESQDGEEEEEDAGESDSSSVMGLSPSGSVALISRSCQEGLAQQVEAQERVLRPALLGSLFPNMPPTIYFGTCDERVEKLPWEQRRLLRWKMSSVTPNVVKQTVARSHFRVSRRNSDWLGCWGHHMKSPAFRIIKEHQKINHFPGSFQIGRKDRLWRNLAKMQTRCGKRDFNFFPQSFILPQDIRGLRQAWEEGGTRQKWIVKPPASARGIGIQVVHKWSQLPKRRPLLVQRYLHKPYLIGGSKFDLRIYVYVTCYDPLRIYLFRDGLVRFASCKYSSSMKSLGNKFMHLTNYSVNKKNTEYKANADETACQGHKWALKALWSYLSQKGVNSEAIWEKIKDIVVKTIIASEPYVTSLVKMYVRRPYCCHELFGFDVMLDENLKPWILEVNISPSLHSNSPLDMSIKGQMVRDLLNLAGFILPPADDMASGTTSGRSSATSLSSTAREKPRPAPEQVVAEKMKRAYYLTQKVPNQDFYTSVLDVLTPDDVRVLAETEDELSRRGQFERVFPGPGASRYLRFFEQPRYFNILTAQWELRYHLCKGKGLELLRSWCRQGFHAGVATDVLLWSLPRSHLLQKSNPHLNGFSKLDPSRISKTLPAQEPKDATRAPEPSPGAQSSSLLPCSGGASKKPGAPLAEPTPAL; from the exons ATGGGCTCAGCTGGGCCGCAGCACTATAGCTGTAGCGCCGGGCTCACGCTCAGCGCCCCACAGCCGGCCTGCGAGAGCCGGGCCTGGCCCCCGGTCCCGCAGCACATCAAGCCCATCTGGAGGCTGGAGAGGAAGCATGTGAGGGCTCCACCCGTCCCCAGCCTGCTCCACCCGGGGCCCCCCGGCTTCCCGCCCCTgcctgtgccatgccctggtgACGCTGCCCACtctggcctgcccctgcccttccccagctccccagggagcacgCTGCTCTACCGCCGATCCTACGCCCGGCAGAGACCCTACCAGCGGCTTGAGTCCATCTGTCTACGCTCGAGCACTCTCAAGCGCTGGTcggtccctctccctccccagggcccCCCAGCCAGCAACTTCGCCCAGGGCCCTGGCATGCTGTCAGCCGCCCCAGAGCTGGCCCCGCTGCCGCGGGCGCCTAAAGACCGCCCCCCTCCACCTAAAGGCTCCCCCCTGGGCTCGGGGCAGCCAGCTCCCGGTCCCTACAGACCCGTGCTGAACAACAACGCCTTCCTGCGGCCAAGCAGTGCCCAAGTGCCTTCGCCCCCATCCCCCGAGAGCAAGAGAGGGAAGAGTTCCCTGCGGCCACTCGCCACGTCCTGGGCCTGCACTGGGGGCACCGGAGACAGCTCCACTGCAGACCTTGAGAACAGACCCATGAAGGGGCCCCAGCTGGCTGTCCTGGCCCGCCGGCCCCCCGGCCCTGAGGGCCCAGCCTCGTGGTGCCTGGAAGACGCGGAGAGTCGGCTGCGGAGCCTGCAGACCAGGGAGCACAAGATCCTGCTGACGGAGGCTGTAAGGCAGCTGAGGGGGAAGGTGAGCACCTGCCAAGACTACAGCTGGCACCTCAACGCTGTCTGTCCAGCTGCCAGCGGCCTCTGCTGCGATGTACTCCCTGTGGCTGGGCGCTGGAGACCGCACCTCCTCACCCAGCTGAGCCCCCAGGCCGCCCTGGCCCCCCAGAGCTCTGAGCCGAGGCGTGGCAGCCTCCCTGGGGGCCGGAGCCCTCCCAGTGCCAGTGCCTGCACAAAGCGCATCAGCGTTCAGCTCCTGGCCCCCAGCACCGAAGCACCCGCCCCTCCGTCCTGTCGTGGGCTGGACCTCCTGTCGCTGAGCGATGGGGACACAGCTAGGCCCATGCACCTCACCGCTGTGTCCAGAGTCGCTGCCCAGATCCCCACCGTCCAGCTAGACGAGGACAAGTGCAAGGCCATGGGCGTGCCAAGGGTATCCCCGCAGCTCCCGGA TGCTGCCCCCAGTGAGCCTGAGAACGAGGCAGAAGAGGAGCTTCCGGATGGGCTGGATGATGAGAGCcaggatggggaggaggaagaggaggacg CAGGCGAGTCAGACAGCTCATCTGTCATGGGCCTGTCACCCAGCGGGTCGGTGGCGCTCATATCCAG AAGCTGCCAGGagggcctggcacagcaggtGGAAGCCCAGGAGCGGGTGCTCAGACCAGCCCTCTTGGGCAGCCTCTTCCCCAACATGCCCCCCACCATCTACTTCGGGACCTGCGACGAGAGAG TGGAGAAGCTGCCCTGGGAACAGCGGCGCCTGCTGCGGTGGAAGATGAGTTCAGTCACCCCCAATGTCGTGAAGCAGACAGTCGCCCGCTCACACTTCAGAGTCAGCAGAA GGAACAGCgactggctgggctgctggggccacCACATGAAGTCTCCAGCCTTCCGCATCATCAAGGAGCACCAGAAG ATCAACCACTTCCCCGGCTCATTCCAAATCGGGCGCAAGGACCGGCTGTGGCGGAACCTGGCCAAGATGCAGACACGCTGCGGCAAGCGGGACTTCAACTTCTTCCCCCAGTCCTTCATTCTGCCCCAAGACATCCGGGGGCTGCGCCAGgcctgggaggagggtggcacccGCCAGAAGTGGATCGTGAAGCCG CCGGCGTCGGCAAGAGGCATTGGCATCCAGGTCGTCCACAAATGGAGCCAGCTGCCCAAGCGCCGGCCGCTGCTGGTGCAGAG GTACCTGCATAAGCCCTACCTCATCGGAGGCAGCAAATTTGACCTGCGCATCTATGTCTACGTCACGTGCTATGACCCGCTGCGCATTTACCTCTTCAGGGATGGGCTTGtgcgctttgccagctgcaa GTACTCATCCTCTATGAAGAGCCTTGGCAACAAGTTCATGCACCTGACCAACTACAGCGTGAACAAGAAGAACACAGAGTACAAGGCCAATGCCGACGAGACCGCCTGCCAGGGCCACAAGTG GGCACTGAAAGCACTTTGGAGCTACCTGAGCCAGAAGGGGGTGAACAGCGAGGCCATCTGGGAGAAGATCAAGGACATTGTCGTCAAGACCATCATCGC GTCGGAGCCCTACGTGACGAGCCTGGTGAAGATGTACGTGCGGCGCCCATATTGCTGCCACGAGCTCTTTGGCTTCGATGTCATGCTGGACGAGAACCTCAAGCCCTGGATCCTGGAAGTCAACATCTCCCCAAG cctccattCCAACTCGCCGCTGGACATGAGCATCAAGGGCCAGATGGTCCGCGACCTGCTGAACCTGGCTGGCTTCATCCTGCCACCTGCCGATGACATGGCCTCAGGCACCACCAGTGGCAGGAGCTCCGCCACCAG CCTGAGCAGCACCGCAAGGGAGAAGCCCCGGCCGGCCCCGGAGCAGGTGGTGGCCGAGAAGATGAAGAGGGCATATTACCTGACGCAGAAGGTGCCCAACCAG GATTTCTACACCTCGGTGCTGGATGTGCTGACGCCGGATGATGTGCGGGTGTTGGCAGAGACGGAGGATGAGCTCTCGCGGCGCGGGCAGTTCGAGCGAGTCTTCCCTGGGCCTGGCGCCTCCCGCTACCTGCGCTTCTTTGAGCAGCCACGCTACTTCAACATCCTCACGGCCCAGTGGGAGCTCCGTTACCACCTGTGCAAGGGTAAAG GCTTGGAGCTGCTGCGGAGCTGGTGCCGCCAGGGCTTCCATGCGGGGGTAGCAACGGATGTACTGCTG tggtctctgcccaggtcccatcTCCTCCAGAAGAGCAACCCCCACCTCAATGGCTTCAGCAAGCTGGACCCCAGCCGCATCAG
- the TTLL4 gene encoding tubulin monoglutamylase TTLL4 isoform X4 — translation MGSAGPQHYSCSAGLTLSAPQPACESRAWPPVPQHIKPIWRLERKHVRAPPVPSLLHPGPPGFPPLPVPCPGDAAHSGLPLPFPSSPGSTLLYRRSYARQRPYQRLESICLRSSTLKRWSVPLPPQGPPASNFAQGPGMLSAAPELAPLPRAPKDRPPPPKGSPLGSGQPAPGPYRPVLNNNAFLRPSSAQVPSPPSPESKRGKSSLRPLATSWACTGGTGDSSTADLENRPMKGPQLAVLARRPPGPEGPASWCLEDAESRLRSLQTREHKILLTEAVRQLRGKVSTCQDYSWHLNAVCPAASGLCCDVLPVAGRWRPHLLTQLSPQAALAPQSSEPRRGSLPGGRSPPSASACTKRISVQLLAPSTEAPAPPSCRGLDLLSLSDGDTARPMHLTAVSRVAAQIPTVQLDEDKCKAMGVPRVSPQLPDAAPSEPENEAEEELPDGLDDESQDGEEEEEDGESDSSSVMGLSPSGSVALISRSCQEGLAQQVEAQERVLRPALLGSLFPNMPPTIYFGTCDERVEKLPWEQRRLLRWKMSSVTPNVVKQTVARSHFRVSRRNSDWLGCWGHHMKSPAFRIIKEHQKINHFPGSFQIGRKDRLWRNLAKMQTRCGKRDFNFFPQSFILPQDIRGLRQAWEEGGTRQKWIVKPPASARGIGIQVVHKWSQLPKRRPLLVQRYLHKPYLIGGSKFDLRIYVYVTCYDPLRIYLFRDGLVRFASCKYSSSMKSLGNKFMHLTNYSVNKKNTEYKANADETACQGHKWALKALWSYLSQKGVNSEAIWEKIKDIVVKTIIASEPYVTSLVKMYVRRPYCCHELFGFDVMLDENLKPWILEVNISPSLHSNSPLDMSIKGQMVRDLLNLAGFILPPADDMASGTTSGRSSATSLSSTAREKPRPAPEQVVAEKMKRAYYLTQKVPNQDFYTSVLDVLTPDDVRVLAETEDELSRRGQFERVFPGPGASRYLRFFEQPRYFNILTAQWELRYHLCKGKGLELLRSWCRQGFHAGVATDVLLWSLPRSHLLQKSNPHLNGFSKLDPSRISKTLPAQEPKDATRAPEPSPGAQSSSLLPCSGGASKKPGAPLAEPTPAL, via the exons ATGGGCTCAGCTGGGCCGCAGCACTATAGCTGTAGCGCCGGGCTCACGCTCAGCGCCCCACAGCCGGCCTGCGAGAGCCGGGCCTGGCCCCCGGTCCCGCAGCACATCAAGCCCATCTGGAGGCTGGAGAGGAAGCATGTGAGGGCTCCACCCGTCCCCAGCCTGCTCCACCCGGGGCCCCCCGGCTTCCCGCCCCTgcctgtgccatgccctggtgACGCTGCCCACtctggcctgcccctgcccttccccagctccccagggagcacgCTGCTCTACCGCCGATCCTACGCCCGGCAGAGACCCTACCAGCGGCTTGAGTCCATCTGTCTACGCTCGAGCACTCTCAAGCGCTGGTcggtccctctccctccccagggcccCCCAGCCAGCAACTTCGCCCAGGGCCCTGGCATGCTGTCAGCCGCCCCAGAGCTGGCCCCGCTGCCGCGGGCGCCTAAAGACCGCCCCCCTCCACCTAAAGGCTCCCCCCTGGGCTCGGGGCAGCCAGCTCCCGGTCCCTACAGACCCGTGCTGAACAACAACGCCTTCCTGCGGCCAAGCAGTGCCCAAGTGCCTTCGCCCCCATCCCCCGAGAGCAAGAGAGGGAAGAGTTCCCTGCGGCCACTCGCCACGTCCTGGGCCTGCACTGGGGGCACCGGAGACAGCTCCACTGCAGACCTTGAGAACAGACCCATGAAGGGGCCCCAGCTGGCTGTCCTGGCCCGCCGGCCCCCCGGCCCTGAGGGCCCAGCCTCGTGGTGCCTGGAAGACGCGGAGAGTCGGCTGCGGAGCCTGCAGACCAGGGAGCACAAGATCCTGCTGACGGAGGCTGTAAGGCAGCTGAGGGGGAAGGTGAGCACCTGCCAAGACTACAGCTGGCACCTCAACGCTGTCTGTCCAGCTGCCAGCGGCCTCTGCTGCGATGTACTCCCTGTGGCTGGGCGCTGGAGACCGCACCTCCTCACCCAGCTGAGCCCCCAGGCCGCCCTGGCCCCCCAGAGCTCTGAGCCGAGGCGTGGCAGCCTCCCTGGGGGCCGGAGCCCTCCCAGTGCCAGTGCCTGCACAAAGCGCATCAGCGTTCAGCTCCTGGCCCCCAGCACCGAAGCACCCGCCCCTCCGTCCTGTCGTGGGCTGGACCTCCTGTCGCTGAGCGATGGGGACACAGCTAGGCCCATGCACCTCACCGCTGTGTCCAGAGTCGCTGCCCAGATCCCCACCGTCCAGCTAGACGAGGACAAGTGCAAGGCCATGGGCGTGCCAAGGGTATCCCCGCAGCTCCCGGA TGCTGCCCCCAGTGAGCCTGAGAACGAGGCAGAAGAGGAGCTTCCGGATGGGCTGGATGATGAGAGCcaggatggggaggaggaagaggaggacg GCGAGTCAGACAGCTCATCTGTCATGGGCCTGTCACCCAGCGGGTCGGTGGCGCTCATATCCAG AAGCTGCCAGGagggcctggcacagcaggtGGAAGCCCAGGAGCGGGTGCTCAGACCAGCCCTCTTGGGCAGCCTCTTCCCCAACATGCCCCCCACCATCTACTTCGGGACCTGCGACGAGAGAG TGGAGAAGCTGCCCTGGGAACAGCGGCGCCTGCTGCGGTGGAAGATGAGTTCAGTCACCCCCAATGTCGTGAAGCAGACAGTCGCCCGCTCACACTTCAGAGTCAGCAGAA GGAACAGCgactggctgggctgctggggccacCACATGAAGTCTCCAGCCTTCCGCATCATCAAGGAGCACCAGAAG ATCAACCACTTCCCCGGCTCATTCCAAATCGGGCGCAAGGACCGGCTGTGGCGGAACCTGGCCAAGATGCAGACACGCTGCGGCAAGCGGGACTTCAACTTCTTCCCCCAGTCCTTCATTCTGCCCCAAGACATCCGGGGGCTGCGCCAGgcctgggaggagggtggcacccGCCAGAAGTGGATCGTGAAGCCG CCGGCGTCGGCAAGAGGCATTGGCATCCAGGTCGTCCACAAATGGAGCCAGCTGCCCAAGCGCCGGCCGCTGCTGGTGCAGAG GTACCTGCATAAGCCCTACCTCATCGGAGGCAGCAAATTTGACCTGCGCATCTATGTCTACGTCACGTGCTATGACCCGCTGCGCATTTACCTCTTCAGGGATGGGCTTGtgcgctttgccagctgcaa GTACTCATCCTCTATGAAGAGCCTTGGCAACAAGTTCATGCACCTGACCAACTACAGCGTGAACAAGAAGAACACAGAGTACAAGGCCAATGCCGACGAGACCGCCTGCCAGGGCCACAAGTG GGCACTGAAAGCACTTTGGAGCTACCTGAGCCAGAAGGGGGTGAACAGCGAGGCCATCTGGGAGAAGATCAAGGACATTGTCGTCAAGACCATCATCGC GTCGGAGCCCTACGTGACGAGCCTGGTGAAGATGTACGTGCGGCGCCCATATTGCTGCCACGAGCTCTTTGGCTTCGATGTCATGCTGGACGAGAACCTCAAGCCCTGGATCCTGGAAGTCAACATCTCCCCAAG cctccattCCAACTCGCCGCTGGACATGAGCATCAAGGGCCAGATGGTCCGCGACCTGCTGAACCTGGCTGGCTTCATCCTGCCACCTGCCGATGACATGGCCTCAGGCACCACCAGTGGCAGGAGCTCCGCCACCAG CCTGAGCAGCACCGCAAGGGAGAAGCCCCGGCCGGCCCCGGAGCAGGTGGTGGCCGAGAAGATGAAGAGGGCATATTACCTGACGCAGAAGGTGCCCAACCAG GATTTCTACACCTCGGTGCTGGATGTGCTGACGCCGGATGATGTGCGGGTGTTGGCAGAGACGGAGGATGAGCTCTCGCGGCGCGGGCAGTTCGAGCGAGTCTTCCCTGGGCCTGGCGCCTCCCGCTACCTGCGCTTCTTTGAGCAGCCACGCTACTTCAACATCCTCACGGCCCAGTGGGAGCTCCGTTACCACCTGTGCAAGGGTAAAG GCTTGGAGCTGCTGCGGAGCTGGTGCCGCCAGGGCTTCCATGCGGGGGTAGCAACGGATGTACTGCTG tggtctctgcccaggtcccatcTCCTCCAGAAGAGCAACCCCCACCTCAATGGCTTCAGCAAGCTGGACCCCAGCCGCATCAG
- the TTLL4 gene encoding tubulin monoglutamylase TTLL4 isoform X2, which yields MGSAGPQHYSCSAGLTLSAPQPACESRAWPPVPQHIKPIWRLERKHVRAPPVPSLLHPGPPGFPPLPVPCPGDAAHSGLPLPFPSSPGSTLLYRRSYARQRPYQRLESICLRSSTLKRWSVPLPPQGPPASNFAQGPGMLSAAPELAPLPRAPKDRPPPPKGSPLGSGQPAPGPYRPVLNNNAFLRPSSAQVPSPPSPESKRGKSSLRPLATSWACTGGTGDSSTADLENRPMKGPQLAVLARRPPGPEGPASWCLEDAESRLRSLQTREHKILLTEAVRQLRGKVSTCQDYSWHLNAVCPAASGLCCDVLPVAGRWRPHLLTQLSPQAALAPQSSEPRRGSLPGGRSPPSASACTKRISVQLLAPSTEAPAPPSCRGLDLLSLSDGDTARPMHLTAVSRVAAQIPTVQLDEDKCKAMGVPRVSPQLPDAAPSEPENEAEEELPDGLDDESQDGEEEEEDGESDSSSVMGLSPSGSVALISRAVWRPGLGPWQAGARQAALMPHRPPHRSCQEGLAQQVEAQERVLRPALLGSLFPNMPPTIYFGTCDERVEKLPWEQRRLLRWKMSSVTPNVVKQTVARSHFRVSRRNSDWLGCWGHHMKSPAFRIIKEHQKINHFPGSFQIGRKDRLWRNLAKMQTRCGKRDFNFFPQSFILPQDIRGLRQAWEEGGTRQKWIVKPPASARGIGIQVVHKWSQLPKRRPLLVQRYLHKPYLIGGSKFDLRIYVYVTCYDPLRIYLFRDGLVRFASCKYSSSMKSLGNKFMHLTNYSVNKKNTEYKANADETACQGHKWALKALWSYLSQKGVNSEAIWEKIKDIVVKTIIASEPYVTSLVKMYVRRPYCCHELFGFDVMLDENLKPWILEVNISPSLHSNSPLDMSIKGQMVRDLLNLAGFILPPADDMASGTTSGRSSATSLSSTAREKPRPAPEQVVAEKMKRAYYLTQKVPNQDFYTSVLDVLTPDDVRVLAETEDELSRRGQFERVFPGPGASRYLRFFEQPRYFNILTAQWELRYHLCKGKGLELLRSWCRQGFHAGVATDVLLWSLPRSHLLQKSNPHLNGFSKLDPSRISKTLPAQEPKDATRAPEPSPGAQSSSLLPCSGGASKKPGAPLAEPTPAL from the exons ATGGGCTCAGCTGGGCCGCAGCACTATAGCTGTAGCGCCGGGCTCACGCTCAGCGCCCCACAGCCGGCCTGCGAGAGCCGGGCCTGGCCCCCGGTCCCGCAGCACATCAAGCCCATCTGGAGGCTGGAGAGGAAGCATGTGAGGGCTCCACCCGTCCCCAGCCTGCTCCACCCGGGGCCCCCCGGCTTCCCGCCCCTgcctgtgccatgccctggtgACGCTGCCCACtctggcctgcccctgcccttccccagctccccagggagcacgCTGCTCTACCGCCGATCCTACGCCCGGCAGAGACCCTACCAGCGGCTTGAGTCCATCTGTCTACGCTCGAGCACTCTCAAGCGCTGGTcggtccctctccctccccagggcccCCCAGCCAGCAACTTCGCCCAGGGCCCTGGCATGCTGTCAGCCGCCCCAGAGCTGGCCCCGCTGCCGCGGGCGCCTAAAGACCGCCCCCCTCCACCTAAAGGCTCCCCCCTGGGCTCGGGGCAGCCAGCTCCCGGTCCCTACAGACCCGTGCTGAACAACAACGCCTTCCTGCGGCCAAGCAGTGCCCAAGTGCCTTCGCCCCCATCCCCCGAGAGCAAGAGAGGGAAGAGTTCCCTGCGGCCACTCGCCACGTCCTGGGCCTGCACTGGGGGCACCGGAGACAGCTCCACTGCAGACCTTGAGAACAGACCCATGAAGGGGCCCCAGCTGGCTGTCCTGGCCCGCCGGCCCCCCGGCCCTGAGGGCCCAGCCTCGTGGTGCCTGGAAGACGCGGAGAGTCGGCTGCGGAGCCTGCAGACCAGGGAGCACAAGATCCTGCTGACGGAGGCTGTAAGGCAGCTGAGGGGGAAGGTGAGCACCTGCCAAGACTACAGCTGGCACCTCAACGCTGTCTGTCCAGCTGCCAGCGGCCTCTGCTGCGATGTACTCCCTGTGGCTGGGCGCTGGAGACCGCACCTCCTCACCCAGCTGAGCCCCCAGGCCGCCCTGGCCCCCCAGAGCTCTGAGCCGAGGCGTGGCAGCCTCCCTGGGGGCCGGAGCCCTCCCAGTGCCAGTGCCTGCACAAAGCGCATCAGCGTTCAGCTCCTGGCCCCCAGCACCGAAGCACCCGCCCCTCCGTCCTGTCGTGGGCTGGACCTCCTGTCGCTGAGCGATGGGGACACAGCTAGGCCCATGCACCTCACCGCTGTGTCCAGAGTCGCTGCCCAGATCCCCACCGTCCAGCTAGACGAGGACAAGTGCAAGGCCATGGGCGTGCCAAGGGTATCCCCGCAGCTCCCGGA TGCTGCCCCCAGTGAGCCTGAGAACGAGGCAGAAGAGGAGCTTCCGGATGGGCTGGATGATGAGAGCcaggatggggaggaggaagaggaggacg GCGAGTCAGACAGCTCATCTGTCATGGGCCTGTCACCCAGCGGGTCGGTGGCGCTCATATCCAG AGCTGTGTGGCGCCCTGGCTTGGGGCCGTGGCAGGCGGGTGCCAGGCAAGCGGCTCTCATGCCTCATCGCCCTCCCCACAGAAGCTGCCAGGagggcctggcacagcaggtGGAAGCCCAGGAGCGGGTGCTCAGACCAGCCCTCTTGGGCAGCCTCTTCCCCAACATGCCCCCCACCATCTACTTCGGGACCTGCGACGAGAGAG TGGAGAAGCTGCCCTGGGAACAGCGGCGCCTGCTGCGGTGGAAGATGAGTTCAGTCACCCCCAATGTCGTGAAGCAGACAGTCGCCCGCTCACACTTCAGAGTCAGCAGAA GGAACAGCgactggctgggctgctggggccacCACATGAAGTCTCCAGCCTTCCGCATCATCAAGGAGCACCAGAAG ATCAACCACTTCCCCGGCTCATTCCAAATCGGGCGCAAGGACCGGCTGTGGCGGAACCTGGCCAAGATGCAGACACGCTGCGGCAAGCGGGACTTCAACTTCTTCCCCCAGTCCTTCATTCTGCCCCAAGACATCCGGGGGCTGCGCCAGgcctgggaggagggtggcacccGCCAGAAGTGGATCGTGAAGCCG CCGGCGTCGGCAAGAGGCATTGGCATCCAGGTCGTCCACAAATGGAGCCAGCTGCCCAAGCGCCGGCCGCTGCTGGTGCAGAG GTACCTGCATAAGCCCTACCTCATCGGAGGCAGCAAATTTGACCTGCGCATCTATGTCTACGTCACGTGCTATGACCCGCTGCGCATTTACCTCTTCAGGGATGGGCTTGtgcgctttgccagctgcaa GTACTCATCCTCTATGAAGAGCCTTGGCAACAAGTTCATGCACCTGACCAACTACAGCGTGAACAAGAAGAACACAGAGTACAAGGCCAATGCCGACGAGACCGCCTGCCAGGGCCACAAGTG GGCACTGAAAGCACTTTGGAGCTACCTGAGCCAGAAGGGGGTGAACAGCGAGGCCATCTGGGAGAAGATCAAGGACATTGTCGTCAAGACCATCATCGC GTCGGAGCCCTACGTGACGAGCCTGGTGAAGATGTACGTGCGGCGCCCATATTGCTGCCACGAGCTCTTTGGCTTCGATGTCATGCTGGACGAGAACCTCAAGCCCTGGATCCTGGAAGTCAACATCTCCCCAAG cctccattCCAACTCGCCGCTGGACATGAGCATCAAGGGCCAGATGGTCCGCGACCTGCTGAACCTGGCTGGCTTCATCCTGCCACCTGCCGATGACATGGCCTCAGGCACCACCAGTGGCAGGAGCTCCGCCACCAG CCTGAGCAGCACCGCAAGGGAGAAGCCCCGGCCGGCCCCGGAGCAGGTGGTGGCCGAGAAGATGAAGAGGGCATATTACCTGACGCAGAAGGTGCCCAACCAG GATTTCTACACCTCGGTGCTGGATGTGCTGACGCCGGATGATGTGCGGGTGTTGGCAGAGACGGAGGATGAGCTCTCGCGGCGCGGGCAGTTCGAGCGAGTCTTCCCTGGGCCTGGCGCCTCCCGCTACCTGCGCTTCTTTGAGCAGCCACGCTACTTCAACATCCTCACGGCCCAGTGGGAGCTCCGTTACCACCTGTGCAAGGGTAAAG GCTTGGAGCTGCTGCGGAGCTGGTGCCGCCAGGGCTTCCATGCGGGGGTAGCAACGGATGTACTGCTG tggtctctgcccaggtcccatcTCCTCCAGAAGAGCAACCCCCACCTCAATGGCTTCAGCAAGCTGGACCCCAGCCGCATCAG